In a single window of the Bactrocera dorsalis isolate Fly_Bdor chromosome 2, ASM2337382v1, whole genome shotgun sequence genome:
- the LOC105230291 gene encoding protein SHQ1 homolog, with translation MTFEQTIQHTIDGNVCRLQIVPVGNRRTKAGDGDRKQTSTPNRRNCDIFVEDHNFYIFADTRLYRFHLPERQFDTKDMKNFVINFNTQTNNYEVDLPCLPRTTEDQKTPPEKSDAEKTCADGATPPNIELWKLKRITDNCFLRVDKSGELLKFVADFGYGFAGRFKGDLTGFDDRSAIAQMPEPRTVSPLQRSIDREIDELKNFSRDQYKLNFVELQVPEGHENPMKYNNNYEDAKLTRDEECLLHNLTRKSQESALFADCEQSDVDCGLICILLAICYDIRTTSNEPTCESAWTRSILSATLSYFEPFENIKDVVVSFLRRSLIYPLYRNYDLGRLCLQDAIDGLKKNPAWVLKQLLQTHALFASSDCNQQIFNQYYIEDYIRYVADSNRCGPTHLRLLARNLKNVLLDVSKKHLRLELGEIETELLKELITDMHLGNTSTSEDEVDDYTDEDIDDEDADDTNEESGTESGEDATDSSSTAASSSSSSDTEQNSVIEQCKDVVNVAKT, from the exons ATGACGTTTGAACAGACAATACAACACACAATCGACGGAAATGTCTGTCGACTACAGATTGTGCCAGTGGGGAATAGGCGCACCAAAGCCGGTGATGGTGACCGCAAACAAACTAGCACGCCAAATCGACGCAATTGTGATATATTTGTGGAGGATCACAATTTCTACATATTCGCAGATACACGACTCTACCG ATTCCATTTGCCGGAGCGCCAATTCGACACCAAAgacatgaaaaattttgttatcaaTTTTAATACCCAAACTAATAATTACGAAGTAGATTTACCCTGCTTGCCTCGTACAACTGAGGATCAAAAAACGCCACCAGAAAAGAGTGATGCGGAGAAAACGTGTGCGGATGGCGCAACGCCACCAAATATTGAATTGTGGAAACTGAAACGCATTACCGACAACTGCTTCCTGCGCGTGGATAAAAGTGGTGAACTGTTGAAATTCGTAGCAGATTTTGGTTATGGTTTTGCAGGGAGGTTTAAGGGAGATCTTACCGGATTT GACGATAGATCTGCTATTGCACAAATGCCGGAACCGCGTACAGTTAGTCCGCTACAACGTAGTATTGACCGTGAAATAGACGAGCTTAAAAACTTCTCACGTGATCAGTATAAATTGAATTTCGTTGAGCTGCAAGTGCCCGAAGGTCATGAAAATCCTatgaaatacaacaataattatGAAG ATGCTAAGCTAACACGCGATGAAGAATGCCTGCTACACAATTTGACACGCAAGTCGCAAGAATCAGCGCTGTTTGCCGACTGCGAACAGTCAGATGTGGATTGCGGCCTGATTTGCATACTGTTGGCAATTTGCTATGATATACG GACCACATCGAATGAGCCGACTTGCGAAAGCGCCTGGACGCGCAGCATTCTCTCCGCCACGCTTAGTTACTTTGAACCGTTCGAAAACATTAAAgatgttgttgttagttttttaCGCCGCTCACTTATTTATCCACTGTATCGCAACTACGACTTGGGACGCTTGTGTCTGCAAGATGCCATTGatggtttgaaaaaaaatcctgCATGGGTATTGAAACAGCTGTTGCAAACGCATGCGTTATTCGCCAGCAGCGATTGTAACCAACAGATTTTTAATCAGTACTACATTGAAGATTATATACGTTATGTAGCCGATAGTAATCGTTGTGGTCCCACACATTTGCGGCTCTTAGCGCGTAATCTGAAAAATGTGCTGCTTGATGTATCGAAAAAGCATTTACGTTTGGAATTGGGAGAAATCGAGACTGAGTTGTTGAAGGAATTGATCACAGATATGCATTTGGGTAACACCTCAACTAGTGAGGACGAAGTCGACGATTATACAGATGAAGATATTGACGATGAAGATGCTGACGACACCAATGAAGAGAGCGGCACAGAAAGCGGTGAAGATGCTACAGACTCGTCATCGACCGCGGCGTCTTCCTCATCCAGTAGTGATACCGAGCAGAATAGTGTTATCGAACAGTGCAAAGATGTTGTGAATGtggcaaaaacttaa
- the LOC105230332 gene encoding nuclear receptor subfamily 2 group F member 1-B, giving the protein MTDLRSVDDTLESPRSRICHLYNGIDSTPAPANISHSVCQVCGDQSSGKHYGILCCDGCSCFFKRSVRKGTLYTCIAAKGNCIVDKARRNWCPYCRLQRCLAVGMNVAAVQEERGPRTQAAAAKHGTPNSKSLTLTRCAYMHHTYRPHYASLQQKPHAAALTAGNAVNFQILAQILVTCLRQAKCNEQFRTLTPTQQEAILNVVWNECFVLRASHWSLDITSMIDACGDPQLRRVIAEAKQLRADVMELNFLETLILCRKELALSAENATLLESHANGALVSLARYTMQQTNWLRFGTLLLGLRQLTQRCYDSLLSSLFRTVVRDIVKNL; this is encoded by the exons ATGACGGATCTACGTAGCGTTGATGACACTCTAGAGTCCCCGAGATCAAGAATCTGCCATTTGTACAATGGCATCGACTCAACTCCAGCCCCAGCTAATATATCACACAGTGTTTGCCAGGTATGTGGCGATCAAAGCTCGGGTAAGCATTACGGAATACTTTGCTGTGATGGCTGCTCGTGTTTCTTCAAGCGTAGTGTGCGCAAAGGTACCCTGTATACGTGCATCGCCGCAAAAGGCAATTGTATTGTGGATAAGGCACGCCGCAATTGGTGTCCATATTGTCGTTTGCAACGCTGCCTAGCCGTGGGCATGAACGTGGCCGCCGTGCAAGAGGAGCGCGGACCGCGCACCCAAGCAGCTGCGGCCAAACATGGCACACCAAACTCGAAAAGTTTAACACTGACACGCTGTGCTTATATGCACCATACGTATCGGCCGCATTATGCATCGTTGCAACAGAAGCCACACGCTGCGGCGCTCACCGCCGGCAATGCGGTGAATTTCCAAATACTTGCACAAATCCTAGTCACTTGTCTGCGTCAGGCTAAATGCAATGAACAATTTCGTACACTAACCCCCACGCAGCAGGAGGCTATTTTGAATGTCGTGTGGAATGAGTGCTTTGTGTTGCGTGCCTCCCATTGGTCGCTCGACATAACGTCTATGATTGATGCCTGCGGTGATCCGCAATTGCGGCGTGTCATCGCTGAAGCGAAGCAGTTGCGCGCCGATGTGATGGAATTGAATTTCCTTGAAACCTTAATTCTTTGCCGGAAAG AATTGGCCCTGAGCGCGGAGAATGCAACGCTGCTGGAGAGTCATGCAAATGGCGCTTTGGTTTCGCTTGCCCGATATACTATGCAACAAACGAACTGGCTGCGTTTCGGCACGCTGCTGCTGGGTTTAAGGCAATTGACCCAACGCTGCTACGACAGTCTGCTTTCATCGCTTTTTCGCACAGTTGTCAGAGACATTGTCAAGAACTTGTGA